The DNA sequence ggtacgtctatcgaaacctatctagatgaatttaataaactcatgatggatttgaagaacgtcgataagacacttgatgataaGAGtagggcatgatgttgttggcttctTTACCAGAGTCATGAGAGCACTTTACTGATTCAGCATTGCGTGGGCGTACTATGATTActtcggaagaggtaaagtccgtcttattttctaaagagtggcagaaaAAGTTGCGATATGACAGCCTAGTGCAAGATGTAGCGCAAGGACTAGTGATTTGGGGAAGAGAGCAACATCAAAGGTCCAAGAGTGgcagaggtaaaagcagatctaagtcacgccatagaaagtcTAAGGGACGTGTGAAGTGTTTTGAGTGTCACAAGGAGAGGCATATtaggagagattgtcctaagttgagaaatagaaGTGATAAGCAGAAAGCCGCAACCAGTGTGACGAATATTGCCgaggagagcactagtgatgtagAGGCTGTCTTATGTGTGACTATAGGTTCGTtaggagatgaatgggtgctagattcggggtgttcttatcatatgacgccccATAGTaaccggtttactacttaccagaTTGCATATGGTGGTAGAGTTTTATTGGGGAATAATGCAGCCTGTAAGATTGTGGGGATATGGACAACTTGAATTCGGATGCATGATGGTGTAGTGTGCACATTGACAaacgtgaggcatgtaccggagctcaagaaaaACCTTATTTCTCTAGGGATACTTGATGacatcgggtgtaagtacaccgctaaAGATGGAGTACCGAAGATATCTCGAGGTGCCATGACAAtgatgaaaggaaagaaagtaagttctctctatcatctactagGAGAGATCGTGACAGGTGATGCTGCAGTTAcatcgggtgagtcagattcCGATTTAACTTGTTTATGGCATATgtgtctagggcacatgagtgaggcagaTATGACAATGTTGAGTGATAGaaggttgttaaagggtcagaagacaagtTAGACTTATATGAGCACTGCATCTTTAGGAAGTAGCACATGAGTATGTTTGCTATAGGTATTCGTttgaccaagcaaccggtagtagacgcggccggttcggtggaaccgccggttccggttcgggaaccggcggttccggttccacgaaaaggtggaaccggaaccggccgtgaaaaatggcggttccggttccgaaccggaaccgccggttcattccgattcatttttaataataatttttaaaataataaataataaaataaatataataaattataaattataaaatacaattaaattgtacattgtaataaaatatgggaaaaaaaaaagaaggaatgggcttgaacttaatgaattatcattaagcgacctacatatcttcttggggatagaagaatcaaagcccatgtagttctttttacctttgagaaccccaacttacctcatcgtcaatcgtcgctacccgttgtggtacccgtggcggtggtatctccaacatcatcgctaaaaaattcgtgttcacgatctaactcttggtgtcgatatttcgccctcgtccaatcgccgacacaagcttgagcttccacagagtccgggcttaatcttgaacggcgagagtccaaaattaatcctccgtaactaaatgcttgttcaaccgcaaccgttgaagaaggggttgctaatatttgacgagcgatgagggcgagaacctggatactcgatttggtgactcttccaccacttcgggatttcgaaatcgtactatgttccgcatcacgaaactcaaattgagtggttaaatatttttctaattcagaaatattacctgttgcccctttttgttttttttttgcctactcttaagcatattataccctctactaagtgaactaccaccttcgctacgtgaggcagtagattgtaaagatccgtaatcacttaaaccatatctactacaaaattctccatataatgctactatagattctttaacatgtcctaatatatttaaaatatctattgaatcatccaaatgtaaacaatcatgataatacacattcaaataatcttgtaaaccgtctaatttaatacgtggatcaaaaacaataccaactaaatagacaagaggaatttgcaaataataatgcaaccatttttctcgcattactaaaatagtttgacctaattcggtatctttttcatattcactaaaaacactactaatattaacacactctattaaaaataaatgcgttgtaggataataaataccagataaagtcttagtagcatcattaaaaattttcaaaatatctaaaattttcttgcaaacgtcccaatgttgaggaagtaaagtaatttcgggaatattttgtgaaataaacatacataataaatctttatattcaaaagtttgccgaagcaactcgtacgtagaattccaacgagtcggaatatcttttggaaatcttcttggccttctcccattttgtttacaaaattttctccatgatttcatacattggggacgactccataaaaatttaattgcactttttattggggcgagagaagtgtcaagagttcgtaaaccattttgtacacataaatttaaaacatgacaagcacatctaatgtgaaaaaattgtccgccaaaagtgggtttgcaaatattttctaattcgggaatagaagcggtatttgcggcggcattatcaaaaccaattgaaaatactttatttattaaattatattcttctaaaacttgcctaattattctataaatattatgagccgaatggctttcatcaaaaactcggaatgcaataagtctttttgaatcatccaattgtcatctatccaatgacacgtgacacccatataagaatgaatttgccaaggatcactccaaatatcgctacctatatgcacacgtccattgaattccgcaaaaaaattttgctaaagatttttttccttttttataaagatgaaaaacttcccgtttaagagtatttttggaatagttggcgctatgcggaaccaacgcagtatttatcaaatatttcatattaaaattttcaccaagtattaaacggagcatgatcaagggcaacatattcacctaatgtttgtttataaagtgcttcaatgaaacgaaataaaggatgaggcttagaagtggcgtacccggaaatttgttgttgcgtattgtcgatccccgcttgcgttggatgtttttcgtcaaatgccgacggaatgttccgtaaccgtctcctttcgtgaatttataagtttgcgaacaatatttacattttacattatacttaccttcgacttcatcacgtaccttgtcgaagtgtagccacaagtccgatgtattatctcggcccttccgttccggctcatttgccgttgacgtttcttcgacaccggtgggaggatgaagactttcttgtgttgggatgtgctcgacgttcggaatcgggacatagttgatattatcgtcgtcgtcttcccaacttgcatactcacgaggatcgtattcatgaaagggatagtcggaatctcccatagccatcttgcccttgtcagcatttctgcttccacttgccattttttgagagaattgatcgggattgagagaattgggagaatttgaacgatttgagaggatttcagagagaattcgagagattgttcagagaatttgtgacaaaaatgaaaggggaagcatatgtatttataggcaagaatcattttttttttattatttttttaaaaaaaaagaaaagcaacggcccaaagcgggcGGCCGCGGGGAGGTGGGGGGCCGGGCgcagagcccaacggctctgcgCCCGGgcccaccattttttttttttttttttttgcggttcggaaccggccggAACCCGCCGGTTCGGGCCGGTTCGCGTTTccgaaccgtgggcccggtcaacgggccggttccgggccggtcaacgggccggttcggGCCGTTccggcccacgggcccaaatggcactcactaaccggtagaatatattcattcagaTGTCCGGGGCCCTTCTccggttccttcgaaaggaggtgctcatTATATGTtaacatttatcgacgactattccagGAAGGTATGAGTATACTTTCTGAAGAACAAATccgatgtgtttgatcggttcaagaaatttaaggcattgattgagaagaagTCAGATAAACTGATCAAGTGCTTGAAAatcgataacggcatggagttctaTGGTAAAGATTTCACCGAGTTCTatgagagagaagggattgtgagacaccacACAAGACCTAAGACACCACAACAGAATGGCGTGGCAAAATGGAAGAACgaaactttacttgagcgggctcggagcaggctttcgcatgctggaataggcaaggaattttgggctcaagcagtgaacatggcatgttacccgattaatcgatctccatcatctgctatcgagtggaaaACTCCTGAGGAAGTATGGTGGGAGAAACCCGTTGATTATTCCGGATTACAAGTATTCGGATGTCTTGCATATGCTCATACGAGTGACgttaagcttgagccgaggtcagAGAAATGCATATTTCCAAGTTATCCACATGGGGTGAAAGACTACCGGTTGTGGTGCATCGATCCTAGATCACCCGATTTTCCGATCAgtagagatgtgatcttcgacaAGACTACAATGCTTCAAAGAGGAGTTCGAGACACAACCAAGCAGAGCAGATAGATCATAATGTCaatagtgaggtggagcttcaggtggagactccggagacctcggaggttacggatgtTGAGACCGTAGATGAGGCCGCAGCTTCTGAAatcggtgatagtgaacaacttGTATAGCTGCAGCATAGCATAACCACATGCAGACAAAGAAGGCagattaaaccaccggtacatTATGGTTATACAGATATTGtttatgctttgaccgtaggagatgaggtggagacagatgtgCCTTCATCTTActctgaggcgatggctagttccgagTTGTTGCAGTGGCTatgggctatgagtgaagataTGGAATCACTCTATCGAAATTAGACATGAgagctagttaaagtacccaagagccaaaagattgtcggaagtaaataggtctacaaacggaaagagggcattcctagTGTCGAGGCAATGATGTATAAGGCGAAACTTGTTGTGAAGAGATATACCCAACGAGAGGGCATTAACtacaatgaggtgttttctcctgtggtaatgcatacttctattcgtgttttacttgccttagttgctgcacaaGATCTCGAGTTGGAACAGCTTGGTGTGAAAATGTCGTTTCTTCATGATGAGTTGGAAAAgtagatttacatgaggcagctagatagatttgctattccgggtaaggaagaccatgtttgcttgttaaagaaatcattatatgggctgaaataATCTCCCAGGCAGTGGTATAAACGTTTTGACGCTTTTATGGCTAATCGGGACTATTCGAAAAGTCAAATGGATAGTTgcgtttattttaggagattggaggatgggtctttgatatatttgctgTTATACGtagatgatatgttgatagcagcgaaaaatatgtcTGATATTTATATGCTGAAGAGGcagttgagtgctgagtttgagatgaaagatttaggtgctgtaaagaaaatattgggtatgaaTATTTTGCTTGACAAAACTGCGCagattattacgtctgtctcaaaagaaatatattgagaaaattgtagCACGTTTTAATATATAGTCGGCGAAGTctgtgagtacaccattagcgaagTACTTTAAACTTTCAGCTAAGTTATCACCGCagatcgaggaggaggaggaacatatgtctcgtgttccttattctagtaccgtgggtagtattatgtatgctatggtatgcactaggcccgatatttcacaagcgatcggtgtagtttgtcgttatatgaagcgttcaggtaaaactcattgggaagctaTGAAATGAATGCTCAGATATTTGAAGGGAACAgcagacgttggtatagtatactaGAGGGACGGTAATGGCGGTGCAACCACTAGTTTTGTGGATTTCGATCATGCATGTGACTTGGATGAGTACGGGCCTTTAGCGAGGGTACATATTTATGCTTGCGGGTGGTgcagttagttggaaggcgtccttacgtGCTACGTAGCCCTATCGTCGACCGAGGCGGAGTATATGGCATTGACCttatagcgaaagaggcgatatggttacaaggtttgctcttggactttaggttagaacagaaaaatattgacatacactgtgataaccaaggtgcgatttatttGGCATATCATTCGGCTTATCACGAGCGAATGAAGCATATCGATATCAGGTACCACTTTCATCCAAGATGTCTTAACGAAGGGTAAGGTTGTCGTAAAAAAGATTGCTTTTCGAGATGATAGGAGAGTAGTGTGGATGATGAGCACTATTAACTTGGTTTCAAACATCGAGCTAAGATGGAGAATTGTtatattatgtctcgagtttgagttcatATACGAGACCCAACTAATTAGAATTTCTTTTAGAggcatatatatacatatatgtatacgGTGAGAATTTGGATTCGGTTTAAAAGGAGATATTGATCTCTACGTTTGACCATTGACCAAGTTTTAGTTTTGGGGTATATGTCTTCAACAGAAAAGATTTGTGGTGGATCCTagtctaaataaaaaaaagcaagtcctcatctgagagaaaagaaagtagTGCACATGACTTCTTTCTTATGTCTTCAGCAGAAAAGATATGTGGTGGGTcctagtctaaaaaaaaaaaaagcaagtcctcatatgagagaaaagaaagaagtgcacATGACTTCTTTCCTGTGCAATGGTCGGTCAACAAGGGTTTGATAAAGAGAGAGGGACCCACACACTTGtactcttttctcttcttattgTCGCATAGAGAATTTCACAAGAAGAAGAGGACAGCACCGcacgagaagaagaagcagagaaaaGCCGCGTGAGAAAGAAAGCAAGGACGTTCTGGTTTTTTGGCCGTGCGCAAGCTGGTGCTTGGGCATGAACACGCGGAGAgattttgtgcttcgtgagtttattatatccacctgtgagttattttatttataaacacttagggtttgggtataatctagatgcgagaaacacgagcgtattaaGCGATTGTAATTCTGATTTTACGATTATAGTGTATTTTTCGTGCTGGCTCTCTCGTGGATAAatgtaccgatattcggaccgaaccacttAATCTCTGGTGTCTTTTTATcgttttttcattatttctctatgcttttgcattgacttatttgcaaaatCCTgattagtttccgcgcgttataaTACGACAAACACAACCATTGCAGCTTGACAAAGGATAGACACATTTAAAGATGACATTCTCATAAACCAAAGCACCACACGCTGATAATAACTGAAAGAAAAAGCGTAATTGGCAACCGTACTACTACAATTGGAATCAGTGGACTCGCCGAAATCTCACgcaaatggaaataaaatagataaagcCGTTAATAGAGAAATAGAAGAAGCAGTATCTTCAAATGGATCATCACGCAGATGCTTCCTTCTTACTGAAGAATATGTCTGTGAACACCTTCTTGGAGTGCAAAGAAGCATCCAACAGCTTTATGGCCTACAAACCAGATAACAGGAGTATCAGAAGCTTTCACTGAACATTTCGCAGCCATGGGTAATGAATTGTCACGGTGCTAAAATAGCATGGAGAATTAAGTCGTCAAATTCAATTTAGTAACAATCCAGACCTTATCAGCTATCTTTAACTTAAGAAACTAACAAGTCGTGAAGACTTATTTAGGAAAAGTGCTGATGCACACTATTCCTTAACTATGAATTATCATCCTTGTCATGAAGATGTGATTTTATCAAACGATggatcttgttctttttctaagCCCAACCCCTTGTTTGTGTAGGGGTAGAATATCACTAAACCTTTTTTGCAATGTTAGCAGCGCGGCCGTAACAGAAGAGAGACTCGTAGCGCAAGTTGGAATGCATAAATCTGACATATAGAGTCAATGGCAACACTACTACCATCCATATCCCAGCAATGACTCACTGAAATCTCTTAACTATCATTAGAAATGCTCTAACTGACATCACTTCTACGTGTTATTCAATGATCCTCCAATTTTCACTAACATCGCTCCTACGTGTTATTCAATAATCCTCCAATTTTCACTAACATCTACATGAATAAAAGGCTTAATATGTCCTGGAGCATGACGAAAAAGCAACTAACAATTTTAAGcctggaaacaaaaaaaaaaaagatataggaTATTAGAAAGGGGTTGCAGGCCCTTACCTCATCCGTCCCAAAATCTACCACCTTCTCTTCAAGATCCCGAAGTTCCTGCACATTGAACTTGTTGATGAGAGTAACACAAGAAATGGTGGACATAGGCTTCACGACCAGATCATCCATCACCATGTATGTCACAACGCCTTGCACATAACCACCCTCACTGCCGGATGTCTCAGACGAGGATGACACAGCTGGCCCAACAACCCATGAAAGTTTGGTACTCATATTGTAACCGCAATTTGGGCATCTTGCCGAGGGGGCATCGGTGACATAGTTACATCTCCAAGAAGAATTAGAGCATCTGTAGTAGTCGGTTGGCGCGGAAGCTGAAGCTTCAGGTAATAACAAGGGAAGCTCTGGACCACTGCTCGGTAACTTGGGCTTCAACGTAGTCTCTTTCTGGTtagtttttaaatatatttcacTGAGATTCTCAATACTCTTGTAGACGTTGCCTAAGCTAGCAGCTGTGCCTCCGCTGGTGAGGAAACTAATAACAGTTCCAACTGGTAAAGCCaaacaatggaaaaggaaatccacAAAGTCCTTTCCAGCTTCAGCAAAAAGCACCGTGTGGCTTCTCCGGTCAACAAGAAGCTTCAATCTCATCTTAGTCGCCGCCATGGCTGTTTTTGTTCTTGACCTGTCAAGAGAATTAGACCAATCTGAAAAATAGCCTTCCTTCCTATGTTACTGAGATAAAAGCCAAATTAAATCTCAACGTGCTTGGttgttttttgccattttatAACACTTGCTCTTGAGTTTGTAATGTTATACTGTTGTAATATCAGCTTCTCAAATCTCATAAAATGAAAACTGTCTATAGGTTCTCATGGCTGGGGCTAGGCCTTGCAGGCACCGGAGTTACCCAGACCATCATGCATCTATTTGGCAGTCACCCCTCTAAAGCTTTGATCAATGTCGATCGTACCGGACCATAAAAAAACTATCAAATCAAGTAATCGGGAGACGGTGTCCACAGAAACCGAGAGAAAATCAAGAACTACTCAAAGATTTGTCTCTTTTGTTGGATAAGCCGATGCGCAAGAGTTTCATGAACCAACATCTACGTGATACAACCGACTCCTGTTGGGGAAAATACGAACCCTTGCTCTACAATGATGCGAGTAACGAAAAGGCGAGAGCAAGTCTACTTCAGTTTCGCACTAACCAGGAGAAATAGTCAAACTGGGCTTCTCAATTGTGGTGTGGCTTCGACCCTGCAAGTGCAAGAGCTGCCTCCTTCACGGGTCATGGTCAACAGACGGAGAGCTTTGCCTTTCTTATAGTGGAGTTTGGGATAAGGCCGGGGCCCGGGGCTTTTGGAAAAGGCAccagctttttttcttttgggtcagaGGAAATTATTAACACAGGTTCTTCGGGGAGAATTTTTTTAGCTGGAGCACCTTCTTGAGGAAGTTTTCGCAGTGGGGTCTTCTCCTGACACATATTCGACGTGACTTGATCGCAGGTAGACCTGGGAACATGCATATATAcgagggtgatcggttcccaatAGTTAGGAATGGAGAGGACGGTTCTCGAATTGGGAACTGGACCAATGCCCTGAAACGTTATCCCGTTCCGAGTGAACCAATGAAACGGTGGCACATAACCCGGAGAGATGTTCTTCTCCGACGCATCTCGGGGACCGACAATATTGGCGTCCTCTTTCATCCTGACAAAAGtgccaagaaaaaggaagaagagtgaGACCTAATGCTTGGCTCGATGATTGAAAATAGTTTGGAGCGACCGAGCGAGAGAGAAAAGTACAGTAGGTATCTCCaagctaagggcgcgcatggcaacacttctacttcaaaaattaatttctagtcagaagttgatttttctatttttacttttgagcagaagttgatttatgaTTAGAGAAAAACTTTTGATAACATGACAAAATTTCAGCTTTTGAAACACAAATTCGTTTgctaataattgaaaatttctacttttataacattattaacataaaatcttctacgaaaaattattgtcgtcGACCGAAAAATCtgttcttcatttttaattttttttaatttttttaaagaataatttttattataaaaaaatcttatttactttttaaaactaaaaaaaatattatttgcataTGTGTGGCGAGCGAGAGCGGCAACGGGCAATGGTCGGCAGCTGGCAGGGGTGGGTGGTAGCGAACAATGATCGGCGGCGAGCAGTGGCCACGGCAGGTGATGGTCGGAGGCGATGGGCGGCAGCGGTTCGACGGTGGGCGGGTGGCGGTCGGCGGTCAATGTATGTCGATGGTGGGCGGCGATTGGCATCAACGGCGGAGCCATTGTTGGGAGAGAGGCGTTGAAAGTGAAAAGAGGCTGAAACGAGAGAGATATTGATATTGAAGAATTGGGTGGAAACCacattatctattttatttatggcAAAGGCTAACTACTTAACAGAGTTGACAAGGATGCACAAAGTTATTCCGAAGTCATTGCAAAGAGTTAGATTTTGGATGGGAAAGGACATGTCATGTCCATCCCGTGAGCAACGTATGTACAGCTCCCCCTctcattatgaaaaaataaaataagtgtcGAAGTTTAGACAATCCTTTCTTCTTGCTTATTTTATGACACCTCCCGAGCATTGAATATTGTTATCTTGTCTTTGGTGTCCCTTTTTctgttggatttttttatttctatctttttgcCTAGGCCGTCCTTTTATCCTTTGGGCTTGGGGAGCCTAACGACTCCCAGTCAGTTCATAGTAAATTTATCGATGGTCGGTTCATAGTAAATCTATTGATTGCTTGAACCACATGGATTAGTTCACATAAAACACATTCATCCCGCCGTTACAAGCATATATACATTCAAGAACTTGTTTTCTTAGCAAGCTAACATGTAATAGAGACTAATTTTACATTGCGGATCGAATAGTTTCATCAGCATTTCACAAAGTAGCAAGAGCGAACTACCCCAGCAAGCCAATACGAATGGAgagtttttgaaattgaagaacaaCATTTCACTTGAGATCTTCCCTTGTTGAATCGGTCCGTGAGAACCGTTTTGGAATGCAATGAAGCGCTCAACAGCTTTATGGCCTGAGTAAAGATCGCACGGCACAAGACAAGTCATTAAAAATGGGTGCTTGAGAAAAGGCAAGTTATACAAACAGGGGTGCTTCCGGTTTCTAGCAAACAATAGCTCACATAATCTGAACTTGATCATGAAGTCGTATGGCTTCTAACgtccttgttgacacctaaattttgattaacattttttagtcatttttgcataagaaaaaattagaactaattttagttctaaacaaaaataatcaaatcagttttcatatttattttagcatacattgcatacACATTTTCTTCAAACGCGCAGTGAATGGATTTAATTCAAGGTTTTAAACTCAATTGAATTATCTGAATTGTTCTTGTGCCGAAATTTTTAAGGAGTATGGGTGATTAAGTCCTTCGGGGCTTAATTAAAAAAGGTCTTGAGATTCGGGGTCTATTTCATAAAGAGTCATAGGTTAGAGCCCCTAAGTTGACCTAATTTTCCCTATAAAAGCATGCTTATGCTTCACAAGCAAGGGGAGGCCACAATATTACAATACACGGCAGATCCTTCGTATTAAAAGCAGCGTGAGAAGGGTGGAGAGAAAAagggtcgtcttcttcctctagtgGGCATCTCCAGGGCCACAATGAGGCGACCATAAACcttcttcaagaaaagaaagtggaGGTGGCGGAGATTGAGGAGGAAAAAGGGAGTGGATCTTTCATCAATCTTAGATAACTGCATCTTTCTTGCTCTTGATTTTTATTGACTTTTTCAGGTTCTACTTGTGGGTTCTGTTTGCAGGAAAATACGAAGAGAATAGAATACAAGGCCGATTCATTGACATACATAGCAAAAGAATTCgcaggaaaagaagaggagaaataagaaaaaaaaaaaaaaagcgaaacaTTGTCTTATTCCCCGGGAGATTTCACCTAAGCTTGCAGGTCCACCGAGCAACAGTCAAGCCGTCTTTTTTTATCATCCAGCCTATGATCTATAGCTGTTCTCCGTTTAAGCTTGGAGAAATCACCTCGTGCAGAACAACTCAATTGACCAGTGAGAGATCATTCATctatgaagaaaaggaaagaatagaGATGGGCCTTTGAGTCTTCATAAAAGTTTCATCTCGAACATCCCATCAtcatcttttcttatttatttcttttcttcttctcatgcACAAATGTTACGTTACTCCACAGGAGCACTTGCAGCTTATTGTGATGTTTAATCTTTCATGGGCATGTGAATTAGATAGTCCAAGCGGTGGTCAACAAAGGACATCCACGAAGACTTATTCTCTCAGTTTCCATGCCTCCACCGAGCGAACTTGCATATGTATTTTTGGCCTACCATTAAGCTACAACGG is a window from the Rhodamnia argentea isolate NSW1041297 chromosome 8, ASM2092103v1, whole genome shotgun sequence genome containing:
- the LOC125316293 gene encoding uncharacterized protein LOC125316293, coding for MAKTKRMSLKLLVDKRNQTVLFAEAGKDFVDFLFHFLALPVGTIVSLLPKAGMVGGLCNLYTSVENLSDPSIGRLRVPHPRPRVPGGEGGYVRGMVTSMAMDGPVMKPMSSISCITLLNRYNAHEIGDLQEKVIDFGMDEVRSRTKTAMAATKMRLKLLVDRRSHTVLFAEAGKDFVDFLFHCLALPVGTVISFLTSGGTAASLGNVYKSIENLSEIYLKTNQKETTLKPKLPSSGPELPLLLPEASASAPTDYYRCSNSSWRCNYVTDAPSARCPNCGYNMSTKLSWVVGPAVSSSSETSGSEGGYVQGVVTYMVMDDLVVKPMSTISCVTLINKFNVQELRDLEEKVVDFGTDEAIKLLDASLHSKKVFTDIFFSKKEASA